In one window of Brenneria goodwinii DNA:
- a CDS encoding S-type pyocin domain-containing protein, which translates to MAFFQAAPAAAPDVPQQAQTGKKNHFAQDLPQLKKRGALYKWWFGNHEEMDYQAALAAATSVARVQTATAGASILEPIVGNIAVRGTWAVRAAGVAVGGVGAPLAGLLVGMMPGRLNDGEQDFIDRMRLEQMREAPTRARFTWENDSHGNPVPHGWHTPPGKDRVRVRKMAWNDTRQAYTFTTEEDNPVTIIWTPDSSGVRVPANTGNQTQPPLPNPVIVDPLPDNTGIESTTSPEPEEKAFADYILILPLPDIPPIYIYLNADHKYYAPPKGIPPLPAYPDAKKAQAKTPVKGGGKLRNRWKDSRGKIYEWDSQHGMVEVYDRSGRNHLGEFNHITGEQTKPSDPTRKVEK; encoded by the coding sequence ATGGCTTTTTTTCAGGCGGCTCCTGCCGCTGCTCCCGATGTCCCGCAACAAGCTCAAACCGGCAAAAAGAATCACTTCGCACAAGATCTCCCGCAACTGAAGAAACGCGGCGCGTTATATAAATGGTGGTTCGGCAATCACGAGGAAATGGACTATCAGGCGGCGTTGGCGGCAGCGACAAGCGTCGCCCGAGTTCAGACCGCCACGGCGGGAGCCAGCATTCTTGAACCGATAGTCGGAAACATTGCGGTGAGGGGAACGTGGGCTGTGCGTGCTGCGGGTGTTGCCGTTGGCGGTGTCGGCGCACCATTAGCCGGATTACTGGTTGGGATGATGCCCGGCAGGCTGAATGACGGCGAGCAGGATTTTATCGACCGTATGCGGCTGGAGCAGATGCGGGAAGCGCCGACGCGCGCCCGGTTTACCTGGGAAAACGATAGCCACGGCAATCCGGTTCCGCACGGTTGGCATACCCCGCCGGGTAAGGACCGCGTGCGGGTACGGAAAATGGCGTGGAACGATACCCGGCAGGCGTATACCTTCACCACGGAAGAAGATAACCCGGTCACTATCATCTGGACGCCAGACAGCTCAGGCGTGAGAGTACCGGCAAATACAGGCAACCAAACACAGCCACCGCTGCCGAATCCGGTGATCGTTGACCCGCTGCCGGACAATACCGGCATTGAGAGCACGACCAGCCCGGAGCCGGAAGAGAAGGCATTCGCGGACTATATTCTGATTTTGCCCCTGCCGGATATTCCGCCGATCTATATTTACCTAAATGCGGATCATAAATACTATGCTCCACCGAAAGGAATCCCTCCATTACCTGCGTATCCTGATGCTAAAAAAGCTCAAGCGAAAACGCCTGTTAAAGGTGGCGGTAAATTGCGTAATCGTTGGAAAGATTCAAGGGGTAAAATTTATGAATGGGATTCCCAACATGGCATGGTCGAAGTTTATGATCGCTCGGGGCGTAACCATTTAGGTGAGTTTAATCACATTACGGGTGAGCAAACGAAGCCTTCTGATCCAACCAGAAAGGTAGAAAAATAA
- a CDS encoding DUF7683 domain-containing protein: MIIYTIDAYSKTDEDLLFEVDIPADKLAEVAQIMGWSEEDKTEFSLGIGVYNINKNQALCLEKLLDKKFYSSDLTLQLSGGSI, from the coding sequence ATGATCATATATACCATTGATGCATATAGTAAAACAGACGAAGATTTACTTTTTGAAGTTGATATTCCAGCGGATAAACTGGCAGAAGTAGCCCAAATTATGGGATGGAGCGAGGAAGATAAGACCGAATTCTCACTCGGTATTGGTGTATATAATATCAATAAAAATCAAGCTCTTTGCTTAGAAAAATTGCTAGATAAAAAATTCTACTCATCTGATCTTACCCTACAACTTTCCGGTGGCAGCATTTAA
- a CDS encoding VOC family protein: MTHPNMIILYVDSPANSVRFYTDLLNTPPLEASPTFAMFALDSGVMLGLWSKHTVEPASSAAGGGGELAFSATNNEEVDILYASWSQRGLEMIQTPTHLDFGYTFVAADPDGHRLRVFAPAEK; the protein is encoded by the coding sequence ATGACTCACCCTAACATGATTATTTTGTATGTAGACAGCCCGGCGAACAGCGTCCGTTTTTATACTGATTTGCTTAATACGCCGCCACTTGAAGCCTCGCCTACTTTCGCCATGTTCGCCCTTGATAGCGGGGTGATGCTGGGATTATGGTCGAAGCATACCGTTGAACCGGCATCATCGGCAGCCGGAGGCGGAGGCGAGCTGGCTTTCTCCGCGACCAATAATGAGGAAGTCGATATCCTTTACGCTTCATGGAGCCAGCGTGGGCTGGAGATGATTCAAACACCGACGCATCTGGATTTTGGCTACACTTTTGTCGCCGCCGATCCGGATGGCCACCGTCTGCGTGTTTTCGCACCAGCCGAAAAATAA
- a CDS encoding FdhF/YdeP family oxidoreductase, with protein MKFKTSIKPYRNAAGGWGSLEATTRFVLDSKQALKNIRNLLRVNKSKGFDCPGCAWGDDNHSTFSFCENGAKAVSWEATRKAVDLDFFAAHSVTTLRQQSDYFLEYQGRLTHPMRYDRASDRYVPISWEDAFALIARHIHNMEHPNQLELYTSGRASNEASYLYQLFGRMLGTNNFPDCSNMCHEASGTGLKQSIGVGKGTIRLDDFEHADAIFVFGQNPGTNHPRMLHSLRHAADRGAHIVSFNTLRERGLERFANPQNPLELLTPLAGTISETYLQPNLGGDMAAVRGIVKALLETHRQRLSADEPGLFDDDFIASYTQQIEAYLAAVDDASWQKIERQSGLTEAQLRAVAAIYQQSPRVICTWAMGVTQHKHSVATVREIVNLQLLFGQLGKPGAGLCPVRGHSNVQGNRTMGIDEKPSSAFLARLAAHFNFIPPREAGHNTVEALEAMLRNEVKVLIALGGNIAAAAPDSPRTEQALGRCDLTVHISTKLNRSHLITGKVDALILPTLGRTDLDVQAHRPQFITVEDSFSMVHASEGVGQPLSPLQRSETAIVAGIADAVLGNEKLDWLALADDYSRIRDHIAATIPGFENFNENCNLPGGFYLGNAAAELHFATASGKAQFSHAPLPDSLFPQLGEQRVPFTLQTLRSHDQYNTTIYGLDDRYRGVYGQREVLFIHPDDMAAQGLKDGDLVDIETLWNDGITRKVSGFRLVSYNIPRGNLAAYYPETNPLVPLSSYGDETFTPTSKSVPVKISLTEQTEPLLRIA; from the coding sequence ATGAAATTCAAAACATCCATCAAGCCGTACCGCAACGCAGCAGGCGGATGGGGCTCATTGGAAGCCACCACCCGTTTTGTGCTGGATAGCAAGCAAGCGCTGAAAAATATCCGAAACTTGTTACGGGTCAATAAATCCAAAGGATTTGACTGCCCCGGATGTGCCTGGGGCGATGACAACCACAGTACGTTCAGCTTCTGTGAAAACGGCGCTAAAGCGGTAAGTTGGGAAGCGACCCGCAAAGCGGTGGATTTGGACTTCTTCGCGGCGCACAGCGTTACGACGCTGCGGCAACAAAGCGACTATTTTCTGGAGTATCAGGGCCGACTGACGCATCCGATGCGTTATGACCGGGCCAGCGACCGCTATGTTCCCATCAGTTGGGAGGATGCTTTTGCGCTAATAGCTCGGCATATCCATAACATGGAACACCCCAATCAGTTGGAACTCTATACCTCCGGACGGGCAAGTAATGAGGCCTCTTACCTGTATCAACTTTTTGGCCGTATGCTAGGCACCAACAACTTCCCAGACTGTTCCAACATGTGCCACGAAGCCAGCGGCACCGGGCTGAAACAGAGCATTGGCGTAGGTAAAGGGACGATCCGTCTGGATGATTTCGAGCATGCCGACGCCATTTTTGTCTTTGGACAAAATCCCGGCACCAACCACCCAAGAATGCTGCATAGCCTGCGGCATGCCGCCGATCGCGGGGCGCATATCGTCTCGTTCAATACGCTGCGCGAACGGGGTCTGGAGCGTTTCGCCAATCCGCAAAATCCGCTGGAATTATTAACCCCGCTGGCGGGAACCATCAGCGAAACCTATCTGCAACCCAACCTGGGGGGCGATATGGCCGCCGTGCGCGGCATAGTGAAGGCGCTGCTGGAAACGCACCGCCAACGGTTGAGCGCGGACGAACCCGGACTGTTCGACGACGATTTCATCGCCTCATACACCCAACAGATCGAAGCGTATCTGGCTGCGGTCGATGACGCCAGTTGGCAAAAAATCGAACGGCAGTCCGGCCTGACCGAAGCGCAATTACGCGCCGTGGCCGCCATTTACCAGCAATCGCCACGGGTTATTTGCACCTGGGCGATGGGCGTTACCCAGCATAAGCACTCGGTGGCTACCGTTCGTGAAATCGTCAATCTGCAACTGCTGTTCGGCCAGTTGGGCAAACCAGGCGCCGGCTTATGCCCGGTACGCGGGCACAGCAATGTGCAGGGTAACCGGACAATGGGGATTGACGAAAAACCGTCCAGCGCTTTTCTGGCCCGGCTGGCGGCGCACTTTAACTTCATCCCGCCCCGTGAAGCGGGTCATAACACCGTTGAAGCGCTGGAAGCCATGCTGCGTAACGAGGTGAAAGTGCTGATTGCCCTCGGGGGAAATATTGCCGCCGCCGCGCCCGATTCGCCACGCACCGAACAAGCGCTCGGCCGCTGCGATCTGACCGTACATATCAGCACCAAACTGAATCGCAGCCATCTGATTACCGGGAAAGTAGATGCCCTGATCCTGCCTACGCTGGGCCGGACCGATCTTGACGTTCAGGCGCATAGACCACAGTTTATCACCGTGGAAGACTCCTTCAGCATGGTGCACGCTTCCGAAGGCGTCGGCCAGCCATTATCCCCTTTGCAGCGTTCAGAAACCGCAATTGTGGCCGGTATCGCCGATGCGGTATTGGGGAATGAAAAACTGGACTGGCTGGCGCTGGCCGACGACTACTCCCGTATCCGCGACCATATTGCCGCCACCATCCCCGGTTTTGAGAACTTTAATGAAAACTGCAACCTGCCGGGCGGGTTTTATCTCGGCAATGCAGCGGCCGAACTGCATTTTGCCACCGCCAGCGGTAAAGCGCAGTTCAGTCATGCGCCGCTGCCGGATTCGTTATTTCCGCAGTTGGGTGAACAGCGCGTTCCCTTCACTCTGCAAACGCTACGCTCGCACGATCAGTACAACACCACGATTTATGGTCTTGACGATCGCTACCGCGGCGTTTACGGTCAGCGCGAAGTGCTGTTTATCCACCCTGACGACATGGCGGCGCAAGGACTGAAAGACGGCGATCTGGTGGACATCGAAACCTTGTGGAATGACGGCATTACCCGCAAGGTAAGCGGTTTCCGGCTGGTCAGCTACAACATTCCCCGCGGCAACCTGGCGGCCTATTACCCGGAAACCAATCCGCTGGTGCCGCTCTCCAGCTATGGCGACGAAACCTTTACCCCGACATCAAAATCGGTGCCGGTGAAGATTTCCCTCACGGAGCAGACCGAGCCGCTGCTGCGGATTGCTTGA
- a CDS encoding PTS transporter subunit EIIC, which produces MKDLGNKVHAFGKALMMPISVIAAAGVFLGLAAAMQNPAVTGDAFADLQIPQLIIGFIRQVAGALFANLPLFFAVASAIGLANAEKPTAAFASVIGFISMHVGVMATLTAQNLTPATTTVDALTGAGMEHTAALMYAAEFTQTLGIFTYNMSVLGGVIAGVLTAMLHNRFYTIELPTAISFFGGRRFVPIITVVCLPLVGIGLALIWPTIGKGIAWVGELIGHSGQYGAFLYGFSERILIPTGLHHILNETVRFTPIGGVATIDGQTVVGALNIFNASLTHPEAVSDDVIRSATQFLAQGKIPIMMFGLPGAALAMYQCALPEHKKRVKALMLAGALASFTTGITEPLEFCFIFVSPVLYLIHAALSGLSFMLMSVAQLMIGNIQGGAIDLVVFGVLGGLKTKWWYAVLLGLLYFVTYYFSFRFIIKRMNVETPGRESEEQPAETAPIAADERTKNIITGLGGERNIEEVDCCFTRLRVLVKDMSLVVDKTLMTTGANGIKRVNEHNIQVIYGPKVEKIANEVKTALGVTG; this is translated from the coding sequence ATGAAAGATCTTGGCAATAAGGTTCACGCCTTTGGTAAGGCACTCATGATGCCGATTTCGGTAATCGCCGCCGCTGGGGTTTTCCTGGGTTTGGCGGCGGCAATGCAAAACCCGGCGGTCACCGGCGATGCTTTCGCCGACTTGCAGATCCCGCAGTTGATCATCGGTTTTATTCGCCAGGTGGCGGGCGCGCTGTTTGCTAACCTGCCGCTGTTTTTTGCGGTCGCCAGTGCGATTGGGTTGGCAAACGCAGAGAAACCCACGGCCGCCTTTGCGTCGGTAATCGGCTTTATTTCCATGCACGTTGGGGTGATGGCGACGCTGACGGCGCAGAACCTGACGCCCGCGACCACCACGGTCGATGCGCTGACGGGGGCGGGGATGGAACATACCGCCGCATTGATGTATGCCGCCGAATTTACCCAAACGCTGGGGATCTTCACCTACAACATGAGCGTACTGGGCGGCGTAATAGCCGGGGTGCTCACGGCGATGTTGCATAACCGCTTTTACACCATCGAACTCCCGACGGCCATCAGCTTTTTCGGCGGCCGGCGCTTTGTGCCGATCATTACGGTGGTGTGTCTGCCGTTAGTGGGGATCGGACTGGCGCTGATTTGGCCGACTATCGGTAAAGGTATCGCCTGGGTCGGCGAGTTAATTGGTCACAGCGGACAGTATGGCGCGTTCCTGTATGGCTTTTCCGAACGCATCCTGATCCCCACCGGGTTGCACCATATTTTAAATGAAACCGTGCGCTTTACCCCTATAGGCGGCGTGGCGACTATCGACGGTCAAACGGTGGTCGGCGCGCTGAACATCTTTAATGCGTCGTTGACTCATCCGGAAGCGGTCAGCGACGACGTTATTCGCAGCGCAACCCAGTTTCTGGCGCAGGGCAAGATCCCCATCATGATGTTCGGACTGCCCGGCGCGGCGCTGGCGATGTACCAATGCGCTCTCCCGGAGCATAAAAAACGCGTGAAGGCGCTGATGCTGGCGGGGGCGTTGGCCTCTTTCACCACCGGCATTACCGAACCGCTGGAGTTCTGCTTCATTTTCGTCTCGCCCGTTTTATATCTGATTCATGCGGCGCTTAGCGGTCTGTCTTTCATGCTGATGTCCGTGGCGCAGCTGATGATCGGCAATATTCAGGGCGGCGCCATTGATCTGGTGGTATTCGGCGTATTGGGCGGGTTGAAAACCAAGTGGTGGTATGCGGTGTTACTGGGGCTACTTTACTTCGTAACCTATTACTTCTCATTCAGGTTCATTATCAAACGAATGAATGTTGAGACGCCAGGGCGGGAATCTGAGGAACAACCCGCGGAAACGGCGCCGATCGCCGCCGACGAACGCACAAAAAACATCATCACCGGATTGGGGGGCGAGAGAAATATTGAGGAGGTTGACTGCTGTTTCACCCGTCTGCGCGTGTTGGTAAAAGACATGAGTCTGGTCGTCGATAAGACCTTGATGACGACCGGCGCGAACGGTATCAAGCGTGTCAATGAGCATAACATCCAGGTCATTTATGGCCCGAAGGTGGAAAAAATCGCCAATGAGGTTAAAACCGCGCTTGGAGTGACAGGGTAA
- a CDS encoding 6-phospho-alpha-glucosidase, translating into MTKRYSIVIVGGGSTWTPGLLKALCKRQNTFPLRRLVMFDVNAERQAVIGDFARLLFSEEYPTLEFSYTTDVDEAFHDVDFVFCQMRTGGYEMREKDEKIPLSLGVIGQETCGPGGFAYGMRSIGDMIELVQNVRSRSPDAWILNYTNPAAIVADALRVKFPHDRRILNICDQPVNLLRSYARLLGRDVSEFEPVYFGLNHFGWFTHLYDREGVDLLPQLKEIISSQGFKPADAEQRDRSWLDTYAVVADMLRDFPDYLPNTYLQYYLYPDYKLSKLDPNFTRANEVMAGREKRVFETCRAAVKAGTTKDASVVHNDAHGDMIVEVAESIAYNQHRIFVVIVENNGLVNNLDDTAMVEVAATLGINGPRPYGVGNIPTFYKGMIEQQFAYERLTIEAWFEGSYTKALQALTLNRLVVDAKKARKVLDALIDANKGYWPELK; encoded by the coding sequence ATGACGAAGAGATACAGTATTGTGATTGTTGGCGGCGGATCAACCTGGACGCCGGGATTGTTGAAAGCGTTGTGCAAACGACAGAACACCTTTCCGCTCAGGCGGCTGGTCATGTTTGACGTTAATGCCGAACGTCAGGCGGTGATTGGCGATTTCGCCCGCTTACTGTTCAGCGAAGAGTACCCGACGTTGGAGTTTTCCTATACCACCGACGTTGACGAGGCTTTTCATGATGTGGATTTTGTCTTCTGTCAGATGCGCACCGGCGGATATGAAATGCGGGAGAAGGATGAAAAAATCCCGCTTTCTTTGGGCGTCATCGGACAGGAGACCTGTGGGCCGGGCGGTTTTGCGTATGGTATGCGCTCTATCGGCGACATGATTGAATTGGTGCAGAATGTGCGTTCCCGCTCGCCGGATGCGTGGATCCTCAACTATACCAATCCCGCCGCCATCGTGGCCGATGCGCTGCGGGTGAAATTTCCCCACGACCGGCGCATCCTGAATATTTGCGACCAGCCGGTCAATCTGCTGCGCTCTTACGCCCGGCTGCTGGGGCGGGATGTTAGTGAGTTCGAACCCGTCTATTTCGGCCTGAATCACTTTGGCTGGTTTACTCATCTGTATGACCGGGAAGGCGTGGATCTGCTGCCGCAGTTGAAAGAGATTATCAGTAGTCAGGGGTTTAAACCGGCGGACGCGGAGCAGCGGGACCGATCGTGGCTGGATACCTATGCGGTGGTCGCCGATATGCTGCGTGATTTTCCCGACTATCTGCCGAATACCTATCTGCAATATTATCTCTATCCCGATTACAAACTCAGCAAGCTGGACCCGAATTTTACCCGCGCCAATGAAGTGATGGCGGGGCGGGAAAAACGGGTGTTTGAAACCTGCCGCGCCGCGGTAAAAGCCGGCACGACGAAAGACGCCAGCGTGGTGCATAACGATGCGCACGGCGACATGATTGTCGAGGTGGCGGAGTCTATCGCTTATAACCAGCACCGGATTTTCGTGGTGATCGTGGAAAATAACGGCCTGGTGAATAACCTGGATGATACGGCGATGGTGGAAGTGGCGGCAACGCTGGGCATAAACGGCCCCCGGCCTTATGGCGTCGGCAACATCCCGACCTTCTATAAAGGTATGATTGAGCAACAGTTTGCCTATGAGCGCCTGACCATCGAGGCCTGGTTCGAAGGATCTTACACCAAGGCGTTGCAGGCGCTGACGCTTAACCGGCTGGTGGTGGATGCCAAAAAAGCCCGCAAGGTGCTGGATGCGCTGATTGATGCCAATAAAGGCTATTGGCCGGAGTTGAAGTAA
- a CDS encoding GntR family transcriptional regulator has product MIDKHSFIPFYLQIEQILGRQIRENELKPGDPLPTEAEMCQQYQVSRMTARKAVDYLVRQGLVERFRGRGTFVAQPDTRVKVQLPLDQHLTSSEVANSTQRKIVNRLLHFSQQPATHDVAVALRIAENTPVHYMVRLRLIDGTPFVYEQSWMNQALFPDLSEQVLGRSKYAYLKSKGYDAVGSHKQIFAELPSSEVREALGLARDEPVLRASVIAFFADESPFELSNVYYNQRHYTFTLDAPPRPLLAW; this is encoded by the coding sequence ATGATTGATAAACATTCCTTTATCCCTTTTTATCTACAGATTGAGCAGATACTGGGACGTCAAATCCGCGAAAATGAATTGAAGCCCGGCGATCCGCTGCCGACCGAGGCGGAAATGTGTCAGCAATACCAGGTTTCGCGCATGACGGCGCGCAAAGCCGTGGATTATCTGGTCAGACAGGGATTGGTCGAGCGCTTTCGCGGCCGGGGAACCTTTGTTGCGCAGCCGGATACGCGAGTTAAAGTTCAGCTACCGCTGGATCAACATCTCACCTCCAGCGAGGTCGCGAACAGCACCCAGCGCAAGATCGTCAATCGATTGCTGCATTTCTCTCAGCAGCCGGCAACGCATGATGTCGCCGTCGCCCTGCGCATCGCCGAAAATACGCCCGTTCACTATATGGTGCGCCTGCGTTTAATCGACGGCACGCCATTTGTCTACGAGCAATCCTGGATGAATCAAGCGCTGTTCCCCGACCTGAGCGAACAGGTGCTCGGCCGCTCCAAATACGCCTATTTAAAATCAAAAGGATACGACGCCGTAGGAAGCCATAAACAGATCTTTGCGGAATTGCCCTCTTCCGAAGTCCGGGAAGCGCTGGGGCTGGCACGCGATGAACCCGTTCTGCGCGCCAGCGTCATTGCATTCTTTGCCGACGAGTCGCCTTTCGAACTGTCGAATGTTTATTACAATCAGCGGCACTACACCTTTACGCTTGATGCGCCGCCGCGGCCGCTATTAGCCTGGTAA
- a CDS encoding LysR family transcriptional regulator gives MDIKQLIYLCNLEKERHFGRAAEASFVSQPTLSMRLKNLERELDLALINRGNNFEGFTAEGERVLAWAREIVSVYQGLKMEVASLKRGVGGVLRIGTVPQSSIALPQMLTAVSRRYPELDFQISLFSADRLVEALHAHAVDVGIGFFELALLQEWQFQVAQLTEQGVELLFHPQHFPQLVGETPLTPDSLAALPLCLAESSRYFRRYLDAHFRAANITPWVKVESSSILQQVQSVFTGLGCAIVPRGSLMAEMTPALRLRTIVLPPMQRCAAIVVAQAGKVTPLAQNFFEAAQQWLRDNKEGD, from the coding sequence ATGGACATAAAACAGCTTATTTACCTCTGCAATCTGGAAAAAGAACGTCATTTCGGCCGCGCGGCCGAAGCCAGTTTCGTGAGTCAGCCGACACTCTCGATGCGGTTAAAAAATCTGGAGCGCGAGCTGGATCTGGCGCTGATTAATCGGGGAAACAATTTTGAGGGGTTTACGGCGGAGGGCGAGCGGGTGCTGGCCTGGGCGAGGGAGATCGTCTCCGTCTATCAGGGATTGAAAATGGAAGTGGCCTCGTTGAAACGCGGTGTCGGCGGGGTGTTGCGTATCGGGACGGTGCCGCAGAGTAGTATCGCCTTACCGCAAATGCTCACGGCCGTCAGCCGCCGCTATCCTGAGCTGGATTTTCAGATCTCCCTGTTTAGCGCCGATCGGCTGGTCGAAGCGCTGCATGCGCATGCCGTTGATGTCGGCATCGGCTTTTTTGAGCTGGCGCTCTTACAGGAGTGGCAATTTCAGGTCGCCCAGCTGACTGAGCAAGGGGTCGAACTGCTGTTTCATCCCCAACATTTTCCCCAGTTGGTGGGGGAAACGCCGCTGACGCCAGACTCCCTGGCTGCGTTGCCGTTGTGCCTGGCTGAATCCAGCCGCTATTTCCGGCGTTATCTGGACGCCCATTTTCGTGCGGCGAATATAACGCCCTGGGTGAAAGTGGAAAGCAGTTCGATCCTGCAACAGGTGCAGAGCGTTTTTACCGGGTTGGGGTGCGCCATCGTGCCGCGCGGCAGTTTGATGGCGGAAATGACGCCGGCGCTGCGCCTGCGGACTATCGTCTTGCCGCCGATGCAGCGATGTGCGGCCATCGTCGTGGCTCAGGCCGGAAAGGTCACGCCGCTGGCGCAGAATTTCTTCGAGGCGGCGCAGCAGTGGCTGCGGGATAATAAAGAGGGCGACTGA
- a CDS encoding LacI family DNA-binding transcriptional regulator, producing MKRNLKIREIAAQTGLSISTVSRVLSGKANTSESAKKRILNCARQYGVLDDLVTGRLLLNSLMVFAPQRAFDVRSDIFYHKVLQSIIDALAPHEVRLRYCGLDENNSDVPLFMDKMGDPDTEASILIGIDDPYIHSLAADMGKPCVLINCIDRKMKLPSIAPDHRLIGEHSANYLFEQGHRDVLSLLCLRRYTMELRLAGIRDAYQNHNLPFADQYNLLAIRNFSTAESEQAVAEFLANCPSEKRPTAILAGGDFIAVGAVNALQRAGLHVPQDISVMSMDGFNLASIHDIPLTSVHVPREELGEEAVRQLQYLLMRPDAPTGSLLLNGKLVIRDSVRRIRPSKTHSPVQEDDLYD from the coding sequence ATGAAAAGAAACCTGAAAATACGGGAAATTGCGGCACAAACCGGATTATCCATCAGTACGGTTTCGCGCGTATTATCTGGTAAGGCCAATACCAGTGAGTCTGCCAAAAAGCGTATTCTCAACTGCGCCCGTCAGTATGGCGTACTGGACGATCTGGTTACCGGACGGCTGTTATTGAACAGCCTGATGGTCTTTGCTCCGCAGCGCGCATTTGACGTGCGGTCTGACATCTTTTACCACAAAGTGCTCCAAAGCATTATTGACGCCCTGGCGCCGCATGAGGTCCGCCTGCGCTACTGCGGCCTGGACGAAAATAACAGCGACGTGCCCCTATTCATGGACAAGATGGGCGATCCGGATACCGAGGCGTCGATACTTATCGGCATTGACGACCCCTATATTCATTCGTTGGCGGCCGATATGGGGAAACCCTGCGTGCTGATTAACTGTATCGATCGCAAAATGAAGCTGCCCAGCATCGCGCCCGATCACCGGCTGATTGGAGAACACTCGGCTAATTATCTGTTCGAACAAGGGCATCGTGATGTACTCAGTCTGCTGTGTTTGCGGCGCTATACCATGGAATTGCGTCTGGCCGGGATCCGCGATGCTTACCAGAATCATAATTTACCGTTCGCCGATCAATACAATCTGCTCGCCATACGCAACTTCAGCACGGCGGAATCCGAACAGGCGGTAGCCGAGTTTCTGGCGAACTGTCCAAGCGAAAAAAGACCGACTGCCATTCTGGCGGGAGGGGATTTTATTGCGGTCGGCGCAGTGAATGCATTGCAGCGGGCCGGTTTGCACGTACCGCAGGATATCTCGGTGATGAGCATGGATGGCTTTAATCTGGCGTCAATCCATGACATTCCGCTGACGTCCGTCCATGTTCCGCGCGAGGAGTTAGGGGAAGAAGCGGTCCGGCAGTTGCAGTATCTTTTGATGCGCCCGGATGCCCCCACAGGCAGCCTGCTATTGAACGGGAAACTGGTGATACGCGACTCGGTCAGGCGCATTCGGCCCAGCAAAACCCACTCGCCGGTACAGGAAGACGATCTCTATGATTAA